DNA sequence from the Sphingobacteriales bacterium genome:
AGCAATGCTATAAAAATAAAATACCCGTTTTGCTGAAAGGACCTACCGGTACGGGCAAGTCCAGGTTTATTGAGTTTATGGCTTTCCATTTGTCGAAGAATCTCATTACCATCAGTTGTCATGAAGAGACGTCTTCCACCGATTTAATCGGACGGTTCATCATAAAAGGAGCTGAGACCATCTGGCTGGACGGTCCCCTGACAACGGCCGTGAAAGAAGGCGCCGTCATCTATCTGGATGAAATCGCGGAAGCCCGCCCGGATGTTATCGTGGCGATACATTCGCTGACCGACCACAGACGGGAACTGTTTATTGATAAATTGGGCCAGACGGTTAAAGCGCACGAAGACTTTATGCTCGTAGCCTCCTTTAATCCGGGATACCAGCGAGGATTTAAGGAGCTGAAACCTTCGACACGACAACGTTTTGCCGCTCTTTCTTTTATTTATCCTGTTGCCAAAATTGAAACGGAAATAATCGTGAATGAAACATCTCTCGATGAAACGACAGCGAATCAACTGGTCAGCATTGGCAATAAAATCAGGAACCTGAAAGAACTGGGATTGACAGAGACGGTATCCACCCGACTGCTGATTGATGCCGCGAAACTGATTCACAGCGGCCTTCCGAAACGGCTGGCAGTGAGGGTGGCAGTTGTGGAACCACTTACGGATGACAATGATATACTGGAAGCATTGGCTGACCTGAGCAATCTGATGATTTAATATTCGTCCATGGAACTCG
Encoded proteins:
- a CDS encoding CbbQ/NirQ/NorQ/GpvN family protein, translating into MNITAPYYHPIAKEVEVFEQCYKNKIPVLLKGPTGTGKSRFIEFMAFHLSKNLITISCHEETSSTDLIGRFIIKGAETIWLDGPLTTAVKEGAVIYLDEIAEARPDVIVAIHSLTDHRRELFIDKLGQTVKAHEDFMLVASFNPGYQRGFKELKPSTRQRFAALSFIYPVAKIETEIIVNETSLDETTANQLVSIGNKIRNLKELGLTETVSTRLLIDAAKLIHSGLPKRLAVRVAVVEPLTDDNDILEALADLSNLMI